The proteins below are encoded in one region of Pomacea canaliculata isolate SZHN2017 linkage group LG7, ASM307304v1, whole genome shotgun sequence:
- the LOC112569642 gene encoding uncharacterized protein LOC112569642, with the protein MSNVRLVVCRTVYQVFQFGYKEVDSSLCPVKITRFISYRSLSSHLYHSNMSPFHMTFFFIPFQAIVCLHDEKCAKLTLNDLEEGILSIFENTFANVTFELDASACKDQNMLFTITTQTRTIDGSIEYDGSITSIFKGACIATHGTSVRCVTPTGPGELYRVVNRSHVQIEWQWKWIDKVSGNFLLAQKELKLNILYPPSVSSLTVNGHEVNGSHLINEGQVNISCSFDTGNPHSNFLLVDKNGKEMNSSRLEEYLNYSLSVHCKDDWPTLQCQGVGSKENRSVSFLVKCRPQFVDKHPKVINDEKWVFNIRAHTTEIKSCFLTSSPLDVNFVREVNCTLTGDPPDLLLTVELEKEDDKKEGSWTLNLGNEMGLSNTLVYSTPSHG; encoded by the exons ATGTCCAATGTAAGACTTGTGGTGTGCAGGACCGTCTATCAAGTATTTCAATTTGGTTATAAGGAAGTAGATAGCAGCTTGTGTCCGGTTAAGATAACACGTTTCATCTCTTATAGGTCATTGTCCAGCCATCTGTACCACTCCAACATGTCTCCATTTCATATGACATTCTTTTTTATCCCATTTCAAGCGATCGTTTGCTTACACGAcgaaaaat gTGCAAAACTTACTCTTAACGACCTTGAGGAAGGCATTTTGTCGATTTTCGAAAACACCTTTGCCAATGTGACGTTCGAGTTAGATGCCTCAGCCTGCAAGGACCAGAATATGTTgtttacaataacaacacaaacaagaacGATAGATGGTAGCATAGAGTACGATGGATCCATTACATCTATCTTTAAAGGTGCATGCATCGCCACACACGGGACTTCAGTTCGCTGCGTTACTCCAACAGGACCAGGAGAACTTTACAGAGTAGTGAACAGGTCTCACGTGCAGATTGAATGGCAATGGAAGTGGATAGACAAGGTTTCCGGTAACTTTCTATTAGCGCAAAAAGAGCTGAAACTGAACATTTTGT ACCCTCCGTCTGTCTCAAGTCTGACAGTCAATGGACATGAAGTTAATGGAAGTCATCTCATTAACGAGGGTCAGGTCAACATTTCTTgctcatttgacacagggaacCCACACTCCAATTTTCTTCTGGTGGATAAAAACGGGAAGGAAATGAACTCTTCGAGATTGGAAGAATATCTTAACTATTCACTGTCAGTCCATTGTAAAGACGACTGGCCGACATTACAATGCCAAGGTGTTGGCTCGAAAGAGAACAGATCTGTGTCCTTTCTTGTAAAAT GTCGTCCTCAGTTTGTGGACAAACATCCGAAAGTGATCAACGATGAAAAATGGGTTTTTAACATCAGGGCTCATACAACAGAGATCAAGAGTTGTTTCTTGACCTCGTCGCCGTTAGACGTGAACTTTGTCAGGGAAGTAAACTGCACCCTGACTGGTGACCCACCTGATCTGTTGTTGACCGTTGAACTTGAGAAGGAAGACGATAAGAAGGAAGGAAGCTGGACGCTAAATCTTGGGAACGAAATGGGCCTTTCAAACACATTGGTCTATAGCACACCCTCTC acggGTAG